One Roseburia rectibacter DNA window includes the following coding sequences:
- a CDS encoding glycoside hydrolase family 31 protein, producing MLGKKLSYQINGSTVEFEFEHGTAYVTAVTDTIMNVFVPYQSKDHRSKAIEGDKRQNVSVKVSEENGAVQIKTDKLTAEVHDDFHIDFYKEDGTLLCEDFRGERKKKARLSDEALATLESEGHAVSADGEKEDPVMVIKKMDGDEKFYGLGDKTGVLNKRNYEYENWNSDLPQAHTDDFKALYKSIPFLITLKKTGVFGMFFDNTYRSHVNLGKENDAYYYYSAENGNLDYYFISGEKMTDIVEGYTYLTGRTPLPQLWTLGHHQSRWGYLSAEDIRRVAHKYRELQIPCDTIHFDIDYMDGYRVFTWNEKDFGAPGGIIKEIAEDGFKVVCIIDPGVKLDPGYAKYDEGIANDYFAKTPEGEVYVNEVWPGEAVYPDFGKPDVRKWWADNQKFLVDLGVRGTWNDMNEPASFRGELPQDVVFTDEDQKTDHAAMHNVYGHLMSKATYEGLKENDKRRPFVITRACYAGTQKYSTVWTGDNQSLWAHLRMAVPQLCNLGMSGIAFAGTDVGGFGADCTPELMCRWVQVGAFSPLFRNHSSVGSTYQEPWQFDEKTLRIYRKFVELRYQLLPYLYDLFHECELTGLPVMRPLVLHYENDPETWNLNGEFLVGENLLVAPVLEQGETKKIVYLPEGTWYDYETKKPYQGKQYYMVDAPLDTCPMFVKEGGMIPTYELAQYVGEKPYDTLKMRIYPGDGIYLHYQDNGEDFAYRDGAYNEYMFTHKGNEKEASVQMNKEGYTKYKNILFE from the coding sequence ATGTTAGGGAAAAAACTTTCTTATCAGATCAATGGCAGTACAGTAGAGTTTGAATTTGAACATGGAACGGCATATGTCACAGCAGTTACGGATACGATCATGAATGTATTTGTTCCGTATCAGTCAAAAGATCACCGCTCAAAGGCAATCGAAGGAGATAAAAGACAGAATGTTTCCGTAAAAGTCTCTGAGGAGAACGGAGCAGTACAGATTAAAACCGATAAACTGACAGCAGAAGTACATGATGATTTTCACATTGATTTTTATAAAGAAGACGGTACACTTTTATGCGAAGATTTCAGGGGAGAGCGAAAGAAAAAAGCAAGATTAAGTGATGAAGCACTTGCTACTTTAGAATCTGAGGGACATGCTGTCTCTGCAGATGGTGAAAAAGAAGATCCTGTCATGGTCATAAAGAAGATGGACGGAGATGAAAAATTCTATGGGCTTGGAGATAAGACAGGCGTTTTAAATAAAAGAAACTATGAATATGAAAACTGGAATTCTGATCTTCCGCAGGCGCACACGGACGATTTTAAGGCATTGTATAAATCAATTCCATTCCTGATCACGTTAAAAAAGACAGGTGTATTTGGAATGTTTTTTGACAATACCTACAGATCCCATGTTAATCTCGGAAAAGAGAATGATGCATACTATTATTACAGTGCAGAGAACGGAAATCTCGATTACTATTTTATTTCCGGAGAGAAAATGACGGATATCGTGGAAGGTTATACCTATCTGACCGGCAGGACACCATTGCCGCAGTTGTGGACATTAGGACATCATCAGTCGAGATGGGGATATCTGTCCGCCGAGGATATCAGACGTGTGGCGCATAAATACAGAGAACTACAGATACCGTGCGATACGATTCATTTTGATATCGATTATATGGATGGTTATCGCGTATTTACCTGGAATGAAAAGGATTTTGGAGCACCGGGAGGAATCATAAAAGAAATTGCAGAGGATGGTTTTAAGGTTGTCTGCATCATCGATCCGGGTGTGAAATTAGATCCGGGATATGCAAAATATGATGAGGGAATTGCGAATGATTATTTTGCAAAAACACCGGAAGGTGAAGTATACGTTAATGAAGTGTGGCCGGGAGAGGCTGTGTATCCTGATTTTGGAAAACCGGATGTCAGAAAATGGTGGGCGGACAATCAGAAGTTTTTAGTTGATCTTGGTGTACGTGGAACATGGAATGATATGAACGAGCCTGCAAGTTTCCGTGGAGAACTTCCACAGGATGTAGTATTCACGGATGAGGATCAAAAAACGGATCATGCAGCAATGCATAACGTTTATGGTCATCTGATGTCAAAGGCTACCTACGAGGGATTAAAGGAAAATGATAAAAGAAGACCGTTTGTCATCACAAGAGCATGTTATGCAGGAACGCAGAAATACTCTACGGTATGGACAGGAGATAACCAGAGCCTCTGGGCACATCTTAGAATGGCAGTCCCACAACTCTGCAATCTCGGTATGAGTGGAATTGCATTTGCAGGAACAGACGTCGGCGGATTCGGAGCAGACTGTACACCGGAACTGATGTGCCGCTGGGTTCAGGTTGGTGCATTTTCACCACTGTTCCGTAACCATTCTTCCGTGGGAAGTACATACCAGGAGCCATGGCAGTTTGATGAGAAAACGCTTCGCATTTACCGCAAATTTGTAGAATTAAGATATCAGCTGCTTCCGTATCTGTATGATCTGTTCCACGAGTGTGAACTGACGGGACTGCCGGTTATGCGTCCGCTGGTTCTGCATTATGAAAATGATCCGGAAACATGGAACTTAAACGGTGAATTTTTAGTAGGAGAGAATCTTCTTGTTGCACCTGTTTTAGAGCAGGGAGAGACAAAGAAGATCGTATATCTTCCGGAAGGTACCTGGTATGATTATGAGACAAAGAAACCATATCAGGGAAAACAGTATTACATGGTGGATGCACCGCTTGATACCTGTCCGATGTTCGTGAAAGAGGGAGGAATGATCCCGACTTATGAACTGGCACAGTATGTTGGTGAAAAGCCGTATGATACCTTGAAAATGCGCATATATCCGGGAGATGGAATATACCTGCATTACCAGGATAACGGAGAGGATTTTGCTTATCGTGATGGTGCTTATAATGAGTACATGTTTACGCATAAGGGAAATGAAAAAGAGGCATCCGTACAGATGAACAAAGAAGGTTACACAAAATACAAAAATATTCTTTTTGAGTAG